DNA sequence from the Cyanobium sp. WAJ14-Wanaka genome:
AGCCAGCGCACCCTGCAGAGGATGGTGGAGCCAGAGCAAGCTTCGCCCCCCTGCCGCCTTGCCCCATTCGGCCGCCAGCAGCTGCTGCCACTGGGGCCAAGCCCCTAGGAAAGGCCGGCGCCGCAAAGCCACAACCTGGCCAAGCCTGGCCCTAGAGCGCAGTTGCCATTGCCTGGCAATGGCCGGAACATCGCTGCGAACATGTTCCCCGGGCAGCATCAAAAGGGGCACCAGGCTGAGAGCACCCGCCCGCCGCGCCGCCATCCAGAAGCTTGGGTCGCCCTCCGGGGCAGCCGCTGTTAACGCCTGCAATATCACGGGCGAACGGCGGCGCTGTTCCAGCTCAGCCGCAAGCTGTTGCAACACATCAGGAATCACACCGCCCTGGCGGCCATGCACCAGCAACACCAGGGGCGAAGCGGTCAGCCGCCGCCGGAGGCGCTCCGCCACTGCCGGTTCCAGCTGGCGGTGCTGTAGCTGTCGCAACAGCATCTGGCCATCGGGCAGACGGCTAAGCAAATCCACTGCCTGCGCAGCCAGACCAGGGTCAAGATCGCCGGCGAGCTGTTGTAAGGCGCGGGTGAGCGGGGCAAGCGGCCAGGCAGAGAGCCCCAGGGCGAGGGCTTCCAGCGCGGCGCGGCGCCAGGCCAGGGGGGCCGGCGCCAGGGCCAGCTCCAGCAGCAAGCCAGCGTCTTGGGGCTGGCGTTGACGACCCAACAGCGGCAAAAGCTGCTGCATGGCCTCCTGCTTGCGCTCCGAGGGTTCGATTGCCTCCAGCTGGGCGCGCAGGCGACCTGCCACACAGGCGTCCTGGAAATAACCAAGCACTCCCAGGCCAGCTGGGCTGGGCGGTAGGGCGAGCAGGGGTTCCAGCCAGGCTTGCTTCACGGACGGCTCAGCCGCAAGGGGTGCCAGCACCTGGCGCGCCGCCTCCAGCAAACAGGCAGGGTTCCTGCCCACCGGACCGGAGAGCAGCTGCTCCACCCCAGCACGGTTCAGCCGCCCAATTAGGGCTGCCAAAAGATCGGCGGAAGCGGGCAGTTCGCCCTGGTTGATCTGCTCTAGGACGGGTTCAACGGGCACTCTCCCGCGCCGGAGCTGCTCCAGCTGTTGCCAGCTATCAGTGGATTCACTCAGCCCCAAGGGCGCCCAGATCTCCGCTTTAACCACCCTGGCAGGGCGCGGAACTACGGCGGCGGGCACCGAAGCGATCTATCAGCAGCTGCTCAAGCACATCCGCCAACTGGGTGAGGGGCACACCCTTCTCGTGCAGCTCCGCCAACTTGGGATCCGCACCCATATCGCCCCCTAGAAAAATCTTGACCGCCTCCACCATCTGACCTTCATGGCGAGCCTTGGCCCCCATCAGGCCGATCTCACCCATGTAGGGCTGG
Encoded proteins:
- a CDS encoding CbiX/SirB N-terminal domain-containing protein; this encodes MPVEPVLEQINQGELPASADLLAALIGRLNRAGVEQLLSGPVGRNPACLLEAARQVLAPLAAEPSVKQAWLEPLLALPPSPAGLGVLGYFQDACVAGRLRAQLEAIEPSERKQEAMQQLLPLLGRQRQPQDAGLLLELALAPAPLAWRRAALEALALGLSAWPLAPLTRALQQLAGDLDPGLAAQAVDLLSRLPDGQMLLRQLQHRQLEPAVAERLRRRLTASPLVLLVHGRQGGVIPDVLQQLAAELEQRRRSPVILQALTAAAPEGDPSFWMAARRAGALSLVPLLMLPGEHVRSDVPAIARQWQLRSRARLGQVVALRRRPFLGAWPQWQQLLAAEWGKAAGGRSLLWLHHPLQGALADRFLKYLAGVLALPGAPAAYSDPQAILAAQAEPPVVLAPLTLAPNRLSESLKMVRLAPPAEVLPPLLDLPAVRDFLLSSLEALP